Proteins from a genomic interval of Clostridium sp. AN503:
- a CDS encoding cadherin-like beta sandwich domain-containing protein — MNRKFKQVCLRLAVVILMAVAVPFQSFAANAKIAFSDPSAEVGGEVSVTMKFTSTSGDVLGNTNVMLAYDANMLEYTGGSENVNGGSGALRVTSGMEGKTEIASTLKFKALQAGSTQITVTSWEGYDEDGQMLTLDKQGSSAITITAPASYSNDALLKSLEVSPGVLTPAFDPAVENYAVTVGLETEKLAIGALPNSDKATVAVEGGTELQPGDNTVVCRVTAEDGTTVKNYTITVSKVEGGENAGAGETAPAAAGADLEVLAQLEAAKTPFKLGITALPEGVAAPANLKESTITIGDTKVQGWIPQTDGQPDYCVLYGVSESGNQGFYRYDMADKTIQRYFQDGAEAVDPNLTDVAQKYNDLIDDYTMVKWIAIAAMAFAVVLLIILIITLTMASRRNQGGRDAYRDKMEPEKKPSRSSRGAGSKKLSKEERYMMGEEEEYEEEEYDSEEYLPEEAGELEHIPVRSVPADAVEQSLEAKLAMEAAAATAVEMPEAADYDEDDDDFEVFDLDDDK, encoded by the coding sequence ATGAACAGGAAATTTAAACAGGTTTGTCTGAGACTGGCTGTAGTCATATTGATGGCTGTGGCTGTGCCGTTCCAGAGTTTTGCGGCGAATGCAAAGATCGCATTTTCAGATCCGTCCGCCGAGGTGGGCGGCGAGGTGAGCGTCACCATGAAGTTTACATCCACCAGCGGGGATGTTTTGGGGAATACCAATGTAATGCTGGCATATGATGCCAATATGCTGGAATATACAGGCGGCTCGGAGAACGTAAACGGCGGCTCCGGAGCGCTGCGTGTGACCAGCGGCATGGAGGGAAAGACCGAGATCGCTTCCACCCTGAAATTCAAAGCCCTGCAGGCGGGATCTACCCAGATCACCGTCACCTCATGGGAGGGTTATGATGAGGACGGCCAGATGCTTACCCTGGATAAACAGGGCAGTTCTGCCATCACCATCACAGCTCCTGCCAGCTATTCCAATGACGCCCTGCTGAAATCCCTGGAGGTTTCACCGGGCGTACTGACGCCGGCATTCGATCCGGCAGTGGAGAATTATGCGGTTACCGTAGGTCTGGAGACAGAAAAGCTTGCCATTGGAGCCCTGCCGAACAGTGATAAGGCTACGGTGGCTGTGGAGGGTGGTACAGAGCTTCAGCCTGGTGACAATACGGTTGTCTGCCGTGTTACTGCAGAGGACGGCACTACGGTGAAGAATTACACGATCACAGTCAGCAAGGTTGAGGGCGGTGAGAATGCCGGAGCCGGTGAGACGGCGCCAGCGGCCGCAGGCGCGGATCTGGAGGTATTGGCACAGTTAGAGGCGGCGAAGACCCCGTTCAAGCTTGGCATTACCGCATTGCCAGAGGGTGTGGCGGCTCCTGCAAACTTAAAGGAGAGCACGATCACCATCGGCGATACCAAGGTACAGGGCTGGATCCCGCAGACGGACGGACAGCCGGATTACTGCGTGCTTTACGGCGTGAGTGAGAGCGGAAACCAGGGCTTCTACCGATATGACATGGCGGATAAGACCATCCAGAGATATTTCCAGGACGGTGCAGAAGCGGTGGATCCGAATCTTACAGATGTAGCACAGAAATACAATGACCTGATTGACGACTATACCATGGTGAAATGGATCGCTATCGCGGCGATGGCATTTGCAGTAGTCCTGCTGATCATCCTGATCATCACTCTGACCATGGCTTCCAGGCGGAACCAGGGCGGCAGAGACGCTTACCGGGATAAAATGGAGCCGGAGAAGAAGCCTTCCAGATCTTCCCGCGGAGCAGGCAGCAAAAAGCTCAGCAAAGAAGAGCGCTATATGATGGGCGAGGAGGAAGAGTACGAGGAAGAAGAGTACGATTCTGAGGAGTATCTGCCAGAGGAGGCTGGGGAGCTGGAGCATATCCCGGTCCGGTCAGTACCGGCAGATGCCGTAGAACAGAGCCTTGAGGCAAAGCTGGCGATGGAAGCGGCTGCGGCGACGGCTGTGGAGATGCCGGAAGCGGCGGATTATGACGAGGATGACGACGATTTTGAAGTCTTCGACCTGGATGATGATAAATAA
- a CDS encoding oxaloacetate decarboxylase subunit alpha: MAEIQKKPVKIVETVLRDAHQSLIATRMSTEQMLPIVDKMDQVGYYAVECWGGATFDASLRFLKEDPWERLRKLRAGFKNTKLQMLFRGQNILGYNHYADDVVEYFVQKSIANGIDIIRIFDCLNDLRNLQTAVKACNKEKGHAQIALCYTLGDAYTLDYWKDIAKRIENMGADSICIKDMAGLLTPYAAQELVTALKESTQLPIDLHTHYTSGVASMTYLKAVEAGCDIIDTAMSPFALGTSQPATEVMVETFRGTPYDTGYSQDILAEIADYFAPMREEVLKSGLLNPKVLGVNIKTLRYQVPGGMLSNLVNQLKEAGKEDKYQAVLEEIPRVRKDFGEPPLVTPSSQIVGTQAVMNVISGERYKMVPKESKKIMLGEFGQTVKPFNPEVQKKIIGDETPITCRPADLIPPQLPQFEKECARWKQQDEDVLSYALFPKVAEEFFKYREAQQTKVDATVADTKSKAYPV; encoded by the coding sequence ATGGCTGAGATACAGAAAAAGCCGGTTAAGATTGTGGAAACCGTCCTGCGTGACGCACATCAGTCTTTAATCGCAACCAGAATGAGCACCGAGCAGATGCTGCCTATCGTGGACAAGATGGACCAGGTAGGATACTATGCAGTAGAGTGCTGGGGCGGCGCTACCTTCGATGCTTCCCTGCGTTTCCTGAAAGAGGATCCGTGGGAGAGACTGAGAAAGTTAAGAGCCGGATTCAAGAACACCAAGTTACAGATGCTGTTCCGCGGACAGAATATCCTGGGCTACAATCATTACGCAGATGACGTGGTGGAGTATTTCGTTCAGAAGTCCATTGCAAACGGTATCGATATCATCCGTATTTTCGACTGCTTAAATGACCTGCGCAACCTGCAGACCGCTGTAAAAGCATGTAATAAAGAAAAGGGACATGCGCAGATCGCTCTGTGCTACACCTTGGGCGATGCATACACCCTGGATTACTGGAAGGATATTGCAAAGAGGATCGAGAACATGGGTGCAGATTCCATCTGTATCAAGGATATGGCAGGGCTGCTGACCCCGTATGCGGCTCAGGAGCTGGTTACCGCCCTGAAAGAGTCCACCCAGCTGCCGATCGACCTGCATACCCATTACACCTCCGGTGTAGCCTCCATGACGTACTTAAAGGCAGTGGAAGCGGGCTGCGATATCATCGACACCGCTATGTCCCCGTTTGCCCTTGGCACCAGCCAGCCGGCAACCGAGGTTATGGTTGAGACCTTCCGCGGCACTCCGTATGACACGGGATACAGCCAGGATATCCTGGCAGAGATCGCCGACTACTTCGCACCGATGCGTGAGGAAGTATTAAAGAGCGGCCTCTTGAACCCGAAGGTGCTGGGTGTCAATATCAAGACCCTGCGCTATCAGGTTCCGGGCGGCATGCTGTCCAACCTGGTTAACCAGCTGAAAGAGGCAGGTAAGGAAGATAAGTATCAGGCAGTTTTAGAGGAGATCCCGAGAGTAAGAAAAGACTTCGGTGAGCCGCCGCTTGTTACCCCGTCTTCTCAGATCGTAGGTACCCAGGCTGTTATGAACGTTATTTCCGGTGAGCGTTACAAGATGGTCCCGAAGGAGTCCAAGAAGATCATGCTTGGAGAGTTTGGCCAGACTGTAAAACCGTTCAATCCGGAGGTACAGAAGAAGATCATCGGCGACGAGACCCCGATCACCTGCAGGCCTGCAGATCTGATCCCGCCGCAGCTGCCGCAGTTCGAGAAGGAGTGCGCACGTTGGAAACAGCAGGATGAGGATGTGTTATCCTACGCTCTGTTCCCGAAGGTTGCTGAGGAGTTCTTCAAATACAGAGAAGCCCAGCAGACTAAAGTAGATGCAACCGTTGCAGATACAAAGAGCAAGGCATATCCGGTATAA
- a CDS encoding aspartate dehydrogenase domain-containing protein, producing MGKKRLGILGSGYLSGVVVKAWKDGFLDEYEIVGVMGRNPQTTKELAAEAGCPACKSLEELLAQKPEYITEAASVQMIKDSAEKILASGSSLVVLSIGAFADTEFYERIRQTAAQHGTRVYIASGAVGGFDVLRTVSLMGQAAAGGARAEGITVSGIETHKGPKSLKNTPLFEEHLMEDESETHVFHGNAREAIGLLPTKVNVAVAASLATTGPEKTGVDIYSVPEFIGDDHKITAEIPGVKAVVDIYSSTSEIAGWSMVAVLRNIVSPIVF from the coding sequence ATGGGAAAGAAAAGACTGGGAATCCTGGGAAGCGGATATCTGTCCGGCGTCGTGGTAAAGGCGTGGAAGGACGGATTTCTGGATGAATATGAGATCGTAGGCGTGATGGGAAGGAATCCGCAGACCACGAAAGAACTGGCGGCGGAAGCGGGCTGTCCGGCCTGTAAAAGCTTAGAAGAGCTGCTGGCCCAGAAACCGGAGTACATAACAGAAGCGGCATCGGTGCAGATGATAAAGGATTCTGCTGAGAAGATCCTGGCCTCCGGCAGCAGTCTCGTCGTGCTGTCTATCGGAGCATTTGCAGACACGGAATTTTACGAGCGGATCAGGCAGACTGCGGCTCAGCACGGCACCAGGGTCTATATTGCCTCCGGCGCGGTGGGCGGCTTTGATGTCCTCCGAACAGTGTCCCTGATGGGGCAGGCAGCGGCAGGCGGAGCCAGGGCTGAGGGGATCACGGTTTCCGGGATCGAGACCCACAAAGGCCCTAAATCCCTGAAGAACACGCCGCTTTTTGAGGAACATTTGATGGAAGATGAGTCGGAAACCCACGTATTCCACGGTAATGCCAGGGAAGCCATCGGGCTTTTGCCCACCAAGGTGAATGTGGCGGTGGCAGCATCCCTTGCCACCACCGGGCCGGAAAAAACAGGCGTAGATATCTACAGCGTGCCTGAATTTATTGGAGACGACCACAAGATCACAGCAGAGATCCCAGGGGTGAAGGCGGTTGTGGACATCTATTCCAGCACCAGTGAGATCGCTGGCTGGAGCATGGTGGCGGTCCTGCGCAATATCGTGTCGCCGATCGTATTTTAG
- a CDS encoding GntR family transcriptional regulator, translating to MILKIDFESEEAIYIQLRNQIIIGIATERIHEGDSLPSVRQLADNIGINMHTVNKAYSVLKQEGFIKLDRRRGAVIALDVDKMEAIEKLKGELAVLLAHSICKNVSRSEVHNLVDEIYDYYTRKCRD from the coding sequence ATGATACTGAAAATTGATTTTGAGAGCGAGGAAGCCATATATATCCAGCTCCGGAACCAGATCATCATCGGGATCGCGACGGAACGGATCCATGAAGGGGATTCCCTGCCGTCGGTCCGGCAGCTTGCGGACAATATCGGGATCAACATGCATACGGTAAATAAAGCATATTCTGTATTGAAGCAGGAGGGGTTCATCAAGCTGGACCGCCGCCGCGGCGCTGTGATCGCCCTGGATGTAGATAAGATGGAAGCGATCGAGAAGCTTAAGGGAGAGCTGGCCGTGCTGCTGGCCCACAGTATCTGTAAAAATGTGAGCCGCAGTGAGGTGCATAATCTGGTGGATGAAATATATGATTATTATACCAGAAAGTGCAGAGACTAA
- a CDS encoding diguanylate cyclase, whose product MEYRAEHVSNGVFNCLYDEYFTLLKSQNNLYEFLGYTPEEMEQRFHNHLIECIPPDDRLPIQTEIAAQLKKHDVFMFENRLTTSTGDIRWIWISAELRRDELQRQYFHCIFHDISDSKKSQEALALSEQRYEIVLSQLQDIIFELDCQTLDIYYSPNFEKKFGYAIPVKGFPDSMFNTDIIFEEDKGPLRQKFQGLLKGNRQMQHEYRIKHRDGHYLWVDVHATTMYDQKGKLLKILGIISDINERKIEILETRKIAGIDPLTGLLNRRECIRRIDQYMENSDELAAFLLIDIDNFKKLNDTMGHLYGDAILKDIAQELLSMFRKDDIIARIGGDEFVVFLPRISKKAHVLPRLDSIRDLFSDTGTSPEAPSISCSIGVCFYPEHGEDFTTLFAKADDSMYYTKKHGKNSYSFYGSDGHLIHGHSANIRPLLAMQKSFHEDIVEYLFQIFLKEPDSRSTMSELLGFIGHSFCADRIYICRKTPDGYFEDLYNWNSVGTTPMEDTLDELSTLDWDLSPELPIVTFQNIETIPAPKTRAWLEKRNVKAAFICWLGDKEGPLHLIGFENCHEIHPEVEDMRYSLFMVSELLNLFLIKKLL is encoded by the coding sequence ATGGAATACAGAGCAGAACACGTGTCAAACGGTGTTTTCAACTGCCTTTATGATGAATATTTCACCTTATTGAAGTCACAGAACAACCTCTACGAATTTCTCGGCTACACGCCAGAGGAGATGGAACAGCGGTTCCACAACCATCTGATCGAATGCATCCCTCCCGATGACAGACTGCCTATCCAAACAGAGATTGCCGCACAATTGAAGAAACATGACGTATTCATGTTTGAAAACCGGCTGACCACCAGTACCGGAGATATCCGCTGGATCTGGATCAGTGCCGAGCTCAGAAGGGATGAATTGCAGCGTCAGTATTTTCACTGCATCTTCCACGATATCTCTGACAGCAAAAAAAGCCAGGAAGCCCTCGCGCTCAGCGAGCAGCGCTATGAGATCGTACTGTCACAGCTGCAGGACATCATTTTTGAGCTGGACTGCCAGACTCTTGACATTTACTACTCACCCAACTTTGAAAAAAAGTTTGGCTATGCTATCCCTGTTAAAGGATTTCCGGATTCTATGTTCAACACCGACATTATTTTTGAAGAGGACAAGGGTCCTCTACGCCAAAAATTCCAGGGACTTTTAAAGGGTAACCGGCAGATGCAGCATGAGTACCGCATCAAGCATCGTGACGGTCACTATCTCTGGGTGGATGTACATGCCACCACCATGTATGATCAAAAAGGGAAGCTCTTAAAGATCCTGGGTATTATCTCCGATATCAACGAACGCAAGATAGAGATTCTGGAAACGCGCAAAATAGCAGGGATAGATCCTCTGACCGGTCTGCTAAACCGGAGAGAATGTATCCGCCGAATCGACCAGTACATGGAAAACAGCGACGAGCTTGCCGCCTTTCTTCTGATCGATATTGATAATTTCAAAAAGCTGAATGATACCATGGGCCATCTTTATGGTGACGCCATCCTGAAGGATATCGCACAGGAACTGCTCTCTATGTTCAGAAAGGATGATATCATTGCCCGGATCGGCGGAGATGAATTTGTAGTCTTCCTTCCCCGGATCAGCAAAAAGGCCCACGTACTTCCACGGCTGGATAGTATCCGCGATCTGTTTTCCGACACGGGCACATCCCCGGAAGCTCCTTCCATTAGCTGCAGTATTGGTGTCTGCTTTTATCCGGAGCATGGCGAGGACTTCACGACGCTGTTTGCCAAAGCCGATGACTCTATGTATTATACGAAGAAACACGGCAAAAACAGTTATTCCTTCTACGGGAGCGACGGCCATCTCATACATGGGCATTCTGCCAATATCCGCCCTCTTTTGGCGATGCAGAAAAGCTTCCATGAGGATATTGTAGAATATCTCTTCCAGATATTTCTGAAAGAACCGGACAGCCGGAGCACGATGTCAGAGCTCCTGGGCTTTATCGGGCACAGCTTCTGTGCCGACCGCATCTACATCTGCCGCAAAACGCCAGATGGATATTTTGAAGATCTGTATAACTGGAACAGTGTTGGAACGACTCCCATGGAAGATACTCTGGACGAGCTCAGCACGCTGGACTGGGACCTTTCACCGGAGCTTCCCATCGTCACGTTCCAGAACATTGAGACGATCCCCGCCCCAAAGACCCGCGCATGGCTTGAAAAACGCAATGTGAAGGCAGCGTTTATCTGCTGGCTGGGAGATAAAGAAGGTCCGCTGCATCTCATTGGTTTTGAGAACTGTCATGAGATCCACCCTGAAGTAGAGGATATGCGGTACTCTCTTTTCATGGTAAGCGAGCTTCTGAATCTGTTTTTGATCAAGAAACTGCTTTAA
- a CDS encoding UvrB/UvrC motif-containing protein yields the protein MLCERCKIREANIQYTEIVNGVKKEHNFCAQCARELDFGPYSAIFDSDFPLGKLLSGLLGVGDVHEKENTHQVVCPTCKTSYEEFVKNSRFGCPDCYGVFDLLISDNIKQLQGSDTHKGKRPKFNPDESSGRQTAMERGKSDGGTAQESAVPGSTASGHGAPGGSPDTGSGSQGADTAEQIRILDARLHEALKREEYEAAARYRDMIKELREEIGEC from the coding sequence ATGTTATGTGAGCGTTGTAAGATCAGGGAGGCCAACATCCAGTACACCGAGATTGTTAACGGCGTGAAAAAAGAACATAATTTCTGTGCCCAGTGTGCAAGGGAGCTGGATTTCGGTCCGTATTCGGCTATATTTGACAGCGATTTCCCGTTAGGAAAGCTGCTGTCAGGGCTTTTGGGCGTTGGAGATGTCCACGAAAAAGAGAATACCCATCAGGTGGTGTGTCCCACCTGTAAGACAAGTTATGAGGAGTTTGTGAAGAACAGCAGGTTCGGATGCCCGGACTGCTACGGAGTCTTTGACCTGTTGATCAGCGACAATATCAAACAGCTCCAGGGAAGCGATACCCACAAGGGCAAGCGTCCTAAGTTTAATCCGGATGAATCATCAGGGAGACAGACCGCCATGGAGCGTGGGAAATCGGACGGAGGCACAGCGCAGGAGAGCGCAGTACCCGGCAGCACAGCGTCCGGTCATGGAGCGCCCGGCGGGTCTCCTGATACCGGTTCTGGCAGTCAGGGGGCGGATACAGCAGAGCAGATCCGGATCCTGGATGCACGGCTCCACGAGGCGCTGAAGCGGGAGGAATATGAGGCTGCGGCCCGTTACCGCGATATGATCAAAGAATTGAGAGAGGAAATCGGAGAATGTTAA
- a CDS encoding ATP--guanido phosphotransferase — protein MLKWFEQVDRERPGIVSSRVRLVRNWDQYAFPSRLTPKEGMELIHRMEYGLRDLGSLDGKHYEYTYLEELGELERKALRERRVFNSTIASRKAPTGLVLSGEEDVGIVLNGTDHIRLQALSTGLHLEELWKQADRMDDYINERFTYAFDEKYGYLTSFPTNVGTGLRASVILHLPSLSMGKKFGGLVTEMGRFGAIVKGVYGEGSENYGALYEVSNQKTLGVSEKEILDLVTRVAVQLSNQEMQVRRMAMEKHSLECADEAYKSYGVLKYARRLSFKDAMTFLSQLMRGLDDGIFQTEEPCQVYRLMLGIQPANLQKLSDRPLGKEELDMARASYLRAELPDID, from the coding sequence ATGTTAAAATGGTTTGAGCAGGTTGACAGGGAGCGGCCCGGTATTGTCAGCAGCCGGGTACGCCTGGTCCGCAACTGGGACCAGTATGCATTTCCATCCAGGCTCACCCCGAAGGAGGGGATGGAGCTGATACACCGCATGGAGTACGGGCTCCGCGATCTGGGCTCTCTGGATGGGAAACATTACGAATACACGTACCTGGAGGAGCTGGGGGAGCTGGAACGGAAGGCGCTTAGGGAACGCCGCGTGTTCAACTCCACCATAGCATCCCGGAAGGCGCCCACAGGGCTGGTGCTCTCCGGCGAGGAGGATGTAGGGATCGTGTTAAACGGCACGGATCACATCCGCCTCCAGGCTCTGTCCACGGGTCTGCATCTGGAGGAGCTGTGGAAGCAGGCAGACCGGATGGATGACTATATCAACGAACGGTTTACCTATGCTTTTGATGAGAAGTACGGTTATCTCACCTCCTTTCCGACCAATGTGGGAACCGGGCTTCGTGCGTCAGTGATCCTTCATCTGCCCAGCCTTTCCATGGGAAAGAAGTTCGGCGGCCTGGTGACGGAGATGGGGCGATTTGGCGCCATCGTCAAGGGCGTGTACGGGGAAGGCAGTGAGAATTACGGCGCCCTCTATGAGGTGTCCAACCAGAAGACTCTGGGAGTCAGTGAAAAAGAGATTCTGGATCTGGTGACACGGGTTGCCGTTCAGCTTTCCAACCAGGAGATGCAGGTCCGCAGGATGGCGATGGAAAAACATAGTCTGGAATGCGCCGATGAAGCATATAAATCCTATGGTGTGTTAAAATACGCCAGAAGGCTGTCTTTTAAGGATGCCATGACGTTCCTGTCACAGCTTATGAGGGGACTTGACGACGGTATTTTCCAGACAGAGGAACCGTGCCAGGTGTACCGGCTGATGCTGGGGATCCAGCCGGCCAACTTACAGAAGCTTTCCGACAGGCCCCTCGGCAAGGAGGAGCTGGATATGGCGCGCGCATCTTATCTGCGGGCGGAGCTGCCGGATATTGATTAG
- a CDS encoding D-isomer specific 2-hydroxyacid dehydrogenase family protein: MFEKLVAIEPVSLVDEAEKRLYDYAKEVVMYPDVPGDDEEIIRRIGEADAVLLSYTSRIDRYVLEHCDKVRYIGMCCSLYSEESANVDIAFAREKGIRVLGIRDYGDRGVVEFVLCELVRLLHGYDRPMWKELPEEITGLKVGIAGLGVSGGMIADALKFMGAEVSYYSRTRKPEREADGFAYRPLKELLEYNDVVFTCLNKNVILLGQEEFEALGNGKILFNTSIGPSHEIPALKNWLDQGGNYFVCDTAGALGDPTGELLSHPGVICANASAGRTRQAFVLLSEKVLANLKTAAT, encoded by the coding sequence ATGTTTGAAAAATTGGTGGCTATTGAGCCGGTAAGCCTTGTGGACGAGGCAGAGAAGCGGTTATATGATTATGCGAAAGAGGTTGTGATGTACCCGGATGTACCCGGTGACGATGAGGAGATCATCCGCAGGATCGGTGAGGCGGACGCAGTGCTTTTGAGCTATACCTCGCGGATCGACCGGTATGTGCTGGAGCATTGTGACAAGGTCCGTTATATTGGCATGTGCTGCAGCCTGTACTCGGAGGAGAGCGCCAACGTGGATATTGCATTTGCCCGCGAAAAGGGGATCCGGGTCCTTGGGATCCGCGATTACGGAGACCGGGGCGTGGTAGAGTTTGTCCTGTGCGAGCTGGTACGTCTCCTCCACGGCTATGACCGTCCCATGTGGAAGGAGCTGCCGGAGGAGATCACCGGCCTTAAGGTGGGGATCGCCGGGCTTGGCGTGTCCGGCGGCATGATCGCGGATGCCCTGAAGTTCATGGGCGCGGAGGTTTCCTATTACAGCCGTACCCGCAAGCCTGAGCGGGAGGCAGACGGGTTTGCCTACCGGCCTTTGAAGGAGCTTTTGGAATACAATGACGTGGTCTTCACCTGCCTGAACAAGAATGTGATCCTGCTGGGACAGGAGGAGTTTGAGGCTCTGGGCAATGGAAAGATCCTGTTCAACACTTCCATCGGGCCCTCCCATGAGATCCCGGCACTGAAAAACTGGCTGGATCAGGGCGGCAACTACTTTGTCTGCGATACGGCGGGAGCTCTGGGAGACCCGACCGGGGAGCTGCTTTCCCATCCCGGCGTGATCTGCGCCAACGCATCCGCCGGACGGACCAGGCAGGCATTTGTGCTGCTCAGTGAAAAAGTATTAGCAAATCTTAAGACAGCGGCGACTTGA
- a CDS encoding SH3 domain-containing protein has product MKKRAWRKGLAAMLGLVLSIHAPAGALALKYQAYAYTERAATINASSLNVRSGAGTTYSQVTKLSKGAAVTVIGETTGSDGKLWYQIRFTGTGGGASTGYVLNTYVKFPVAYSHDANFEAQLSAQGFPESYKDGLRQIHAQYPSWTFTAMHTGLDWNTVIQNEGVVGRNLVHKNSISSYKSTADGAYNWDTGTWTGFDGSTWVGASEDILCYYMDPRNFLDEVSVFQFMDQTYNPSIHTKEGLESMLAGTFMSGSVLSNGSASGAAGGSSGSNPGSGTSNVVGPGMSGGGTSSAPGGQGAVVVGPGGSQGGQDNSQGAGQDAGQGSSQGSAGGDVRLVGPQASISRHETALVGTSTVITAGPGGQSSSTSQTPGGTPSGTPGGTPGAPVSGTASGISYADAIMNAAQTSGVSPYVIAAMIIQEQGSDGRGNSISGNYAGYTGYYNYFNVGAYASDGMGAVQRGLWYASQAGSYGRPWTTPEGSISGGAEFYGTNYVKAGQDTLYLKKYNVQGSNMYKHQYMTNVDGAAAEGSILAEGFTAQQKNTALNFKIPVYTNMPASPCTKPTVDGSPNNKLNGLGAEGFTLTPTFNKDTTSYDLIVDHSVTNVTIGASAIDSKASVRGTGNIQLQSGSNEISVVVRAENGTERTYTIHVVRQNNGPTYNAALGGGVSTGGTPSSGGTNVTIDVPGANASGPGISNGGPGISNPSNNPGAGANPGTSATPGAGGSPGTNTAPGGNNVTFVSPGG; this is encoded by the coding sequence ATGAAAAAACGAGCATGGAGAAAAGGCCTGGCAGCAATGCTGGGACTGGTTCTGAGTATACACGCCCCGGCGGGGGCACTGGCCCTCAAGTATCAGGCATACGCCTATACAGAGAGAGCAGCGACTATCAATGCGTCCAGTCTGAATGTCAGAAGTGGTGCAGGTACCACATATTCTCAGGTGACTAAATTATCAAAAGGAGCAGCTGTTACTGTGATCGGTGAGACCACGGGTTCTGATGGCAAGCTTTGGTACCAGATCCGTTTTACTGGTACAGGGGGTGGAGCGTCCACCGGTTATGTCTTAAATACATATGTGAAGTTTCCGGTGGCTTATTCCCATGATGCGAACTTTGAAGCGCAGCTTTCAGCCCAGGGGTTCCCGGAGTCCTATAAGGATGGTCTGAGGCAGATCCATGCCCAGTATCCAAGCTGGACATTTACAGCCATGCATACTGGCCTGGACTGGAATACAGTGATCCAGAACGAAGGCGTAGTAGGGCGGAACCTGGTACATAAAAACAGTATTTCTTCTTATAAATCAACAGCAGACGGTGCATATAACTGGGATACAGGGACCTGGACCGGATTTGACGGCAGCACCTGGGTGGGGGCCTCGGAGGATATCCTGTGCTACTACATGGACCCGAGGAATTTTCTGGATGAAGTGTCGGTCTTTCAGTTTATGGACCAGACGTATAATCCCTCTATCCATACGAAGGAGGGACTTGAGTCCATGCTTGCAGGGACCTTTATGAGCGGCAGTGTGCTCTCAAACGGCAGTGCCTCAGGAGCGGCAGGCGGCAGCAGCGGTTCTAATCCCGGCAGTGGGACCAGCAATGTAGTCGGGCCCGGAATGTCAGGCGGTGGAACCAGCTCGGCGCCGGGAGGCCAGGGAGCTGTGGTCGTAGGTCCGGGAGGAAGCCAGGGCGGTCAGGATAACAGCCAGGGCGCAGGCCAGGATGCGGGACAAGGCAGCAGCCAGGGCAGTGCAGGCGGAGATGTGAGGCTGGTGGGCCCCCAGGCATCGATCAGCAGGCATGAGACTGCATTGGTAGGGACCAGTACGGTCATCACGGCAGGACCAGGCGGCCAGAGCTCAAGTACCAGCCAGACTCCGGGCGGTACGCCTTCCGGTACTCCGGGCGGTACACCAGGCGCTCCGGTATCCGGGACGGCTTCTGGCATTAGCTATGCGGACGCGATCATGAACGCGGCCCAGACCTCCGGCGTCAGCCCCTATGTGATCGCGGCGATGATCATCCAGGAGCAGGGAAGCGACGGGCGCGGCAACTCCATTTCCGGCAATTACGCAGGATATACGGGATATTACAACTATTTTAATGTGGGCGCTTATGCCTCTGACGGCATGGGAGCCGTACAGCGCGGACTGTGGTATGCGTCCCAGGCAGGCAGCTACGGCAGGCCATGGACTACGCCGGAGGGCTCTATTTCCGGAGGGGCTGAGTTCTATGGGACCAACTATGTGAAGGCGGGCCAGGACACGCTGTATTTGAAGAAATACAATGTCCAGGGCAGCAATATGTACAAGCATCAATATATGACCAATGTAGACGGGGCTGCGGCAGAGGGATCCATTTTGGCGGAAGGATTTACAGCGCAGCAGAAGAATACGGCGCTGAATTTTAAGATTCCGGTCTATACGAATATGCCGGCGTCTCCGTGCACCAAACCGACTGTGGACGGCAGCCCGAATAATAAACTGAACGGCCTGGGTGCAGAGGGCTTTACACTTACGCCTACATTTAACAAGGATACCACGTCCTATGACCTGATTGTGGACCATTCTGTTACGAATGTGACTATTGGCGCTTCGGCGATCGATTCTAAGGCATCCGTAAGAGGTACGGGCAATATCCAGCTGCAGAGCGGCAGCAATGAGATATCTGTAGTGGTGCGTGCAGAGAATGGAACGGAGCGGACCTATACGATCCATGTGGTGCGCCAGAACAACGGCCCTACATATAATGCGGCATTGGGCGGAGGCGTTTCCACAGGCGGGACACCTTCATCCGGCGGAACGAATGTGACCATCGACGTGCCTGGTGCGAATGCAAGCGGTCCGGGAATCTCAAACGGCGGCCCGGGGATCAGCAACCCCTCCAATAACCCTGGAGCCGGAGCCAACCCCGGAACCAGCGCGACGCCCGGTGCGGGCGGCAGTCCGGGGACCAATACGGCGCCCGGCGGCAATAACGTGACGTTTGTCAGCCCGGGCGGCTGA